A part of Hemicordylus capensis ecotype Gifberg chromosome 16, rHemCap1.1.pri, whole genome shotgun sequence genomic DNA contains:
- the LOC128338343 gene encoding solute carrier family 2, facilitated glucose transporter member 5-like, whose product MERFKWLTTVGPNREDLTKVLLLATAVSSLESFQYGYNFWLSSHTFVGIHGDDNTTQQEDTDVESSEGVTVREAFKLASVPLGGIVGSLLAGSLLDVCGRRGTLMVNNVISIISAILMGTSHAVDVYEFTVISSFFSGIFTGICSLSVPTYVGEISPRNVRGAIITLPIVFLGLGHLTAQLFTLRELEWTKEDLPKLMSLPGCVGILETCLLPFCPESPRYLMIQKKNEKKAKEALKKLRGKDDVDDEIEEMRQEDVGEKSEKNMTLCRLLRFSALRWQVISVVVLLVGQQQSGINAVYYYSDKIFLKTGVKNENIQYINIAANIAGLLSLFVSIYIVDSLGRRKLLLFGFGISSFFCILLTMSLELQSSVPWMSYVSTVSATIFLLGHTMGPSPVPNIITVELFLQTSRSSGFVIGKLGQWLSSFLTAVIFLVIEKFFGTYIFLIFWPICTATLVYTFRFIPETKQMTFLDIRRMMDKRSNIKREELKEEFRQRSVLDFAKRNERRTALKR is encoded by the exons ATGGAAAGATTTAAATGGCTCACCACTGTCGGGCCCAATAGAGAG GATCTGACAAAGGTGCTTCTTCTGGCTACAGCAGTTTCTTCCTTGGAATCTTTTCAATACGGTTACAACTTCTGGCTGTCGAGCCACACATTTGTG GGAATACATGGCGATGATAACACAACACAACAAGAAGACACGGACGTCGAATCATCAGAAGGCGTCACAGTCCGAGAGGCTTTTAAACTTGCCTCCGTCCCACTTGGAGGTATTGTTGGGTCTCTTTTGGCCGGCTCCCTCTTGGATGTGTGTGGCAG GAGAGGTACGTTGATGGTCAATAATGTTATATCCATCATCTCTGCTATACTCATGGGTACTTCCCATGCAGTAGATGTCTACGAATTCACCGTCATTTCAAGCTTCTTCTCCGGAATATTTACAG GCATCTGCTCCTTGTCTGTCCCTACCTACGTCGGAGAGATTTCCCCCAGAAATGTGAGAGGAGCCATTATCACGTTGCCGATCGTCTTTCTTGGCCTTGGTCATCTGACTGCTCAGCTCTTTACTCTTCGCGAATTGGAGTGGACCAAAGAAG ACTTGCCAAAATTGATGAGCCTCCCTGGGTGTGTGGGTATCCTGGAAACCTGCCTTCTGCCCTTCTGCCCTGAAAGTCCTAGGTATCTCATGATTCAGAAGAAGAATGAAAAGAAAGCAAAGGAAG CTTTGAAGAAGTTGAGGGGCAAGGATGATGTGGATGATGAGATTGAAGAGATGCGTCAGGAGGATGTCGGTGAGAAGTCAGAAAAGAACATGACTTTATGTAGACTTCTACGTTTCTCAGCCCTGAGGTGGCAAGTCATCTCTGTCGTCGTCTTACTGGTGGGCCAACAGCAATCTGGCATCAATGCG GTCTACTATTATTCAGATAAAATATTCCTGAAAACAGGGGTGAAAAATGAGAACATCCAGTACATCAATATAGCAGCAAACATAGCTGGCCTCCTCTCACTCTTCGTATCG ATTTATATTGTTGATTCATTGGGGCGAAGGAAACTACTACTCTTTGGCTTTGGCatcagtagcttcttctgcattCTGTTAACCATGAGCCTCGAACTTCAG AGCAGTGTCCCATGGATGTCTTACGTCAGCACAGTTAGTGCCACCATCTTCCTTCTGGGTCACACCATGGGACCAA GCCCGGTTCCCAACATAATCACAGTGGAATTGTTTCTTCAGACATCCCGGTCGTCAGGCTTTGTGATTGGGAAACTTGGGCAGTGGCTTTCAAGTTTTCTTACAGCGGTCATATTCCTTGTTATAGAG AAATTTTTTGGGACTTACATCTTCCTAATCTTCTGGCCTATCTGCACAGCTACACTTGTTTACACCTTCAGGTTTATCCCAGAAACCAAGCAGATGACCTTTCTAGATATCAGGAGGATGATGGATAAAAGGAGCAATATCAAGAGAGAGGAACTCAAGGAGGAGTTTAGGCAGCGTTCTGTATTGGACTTTGCAAAAAGAAATGAGCGAAGAACAGCACTGAAACGTTAA
- the LOC128338660 gene encoding solute carrier family 2, facilitated glucose transporter member 5-like isoform X2: MAEGVAENMEMTEQVAKAKPKKKKLPVVLVFLVLISAFGSSFQYGYNLWEVNHPSADLWNISAVSRQAKTSRSKGFIKFLDALQYSFFSFGGLVGSLFAGPLMDKCGRKGSLVSNSLFSLIAAALMGWSKVRRAYEFTILARFVTGICAGIFASVVPIYLGEIAPQNMRGVIIMVAQLFVAVGVVMAQLFGHPTILGNYRDWTMYMSIIGTSALFQLFLLPSFPESPRYLLIQKRNEKKAREALKVLRGRDDVEDELEELREEDLAEGAEKKMSVLRLIGFEQLRWQLLSVIILMCGRQLSGIYAAYYYAEKIFANMTGVTGQSARFVSVGSTITAIVMLLHMAPWMSYISAALVFIFLVGQAMGPSPLPDMIILEMFLQSSRSSAFVVGGIVHWLCSFITGFAFVYIQDRIGPYSFLVYWPTCIVNFIYIFKIVPETKNKTFLEIRRIMANHVAKIILRKKKSGTRKLSRRSTQFAVKTNKERFFMHR, translated from the exons ATGGCAGAAGGGGTAGCAGAAAACATGGAAATGACAGAACAGGTAGCCAAAGCAAAGCCCAAGAAAAAG AAGCTGCCAGTCGTCCTTGTTTTTCTGGTGCTGATTTCTGCCTTTGGATCATCCTTCCAATATGGTTATAACCTCTGGGAGGTCAATCACCCATCTGCG GACTTGTGGAACATTTCGGCAGTCAGCCGTCAAGCGAAGACAAGCAGATCCAAAGGATTTATCAAGTTCCTAGATGCTCTCCAATATTCATTCTTCTCTTTCGGAGGCCTGGTTGGGTCTCTTTTTGCTGGCCCCCTGATGGATAAATGTGGCAG GAAAGGTTCCTTGGTGTCTAATAGCCTTTTCTCCCTCATCGCTGCTGCACTCATGGGTTGGTCCAAAGTGCGACGGGCCTATGAATTCACCATCCTTGCACGCTTCGTCACTGGAATATGTGCAG GCATATTCGCCAGTGTTGTCCCTATCTATCTTGGAGAGATAGCCCCCCAAAACATGAGGGGAGTCATCATCATGGTGGCTCAGCTCTTTGTCGCCGTGGGTGTCGTGATGGCTCAGCTCTTTGGGCATCCCACGATCCTGGGGAACTACAGAG ATTGGACAATGTACATGAGCATCATTGGAACTTCGGCATTATTTCAGCTCTTCCTGctgccctccttccctgaaagtcCTAGGTATCTATTGATTCAGAAGAGGAATGAAAAGAAAGCAAGGGAAG CTTTGAAGGTGCTGAGAGGCCGAGATGATGTGGAAGATGAGCTTGAAGAGCTCCGGGAAGAGGACCTGGCTGAAGGTGCAGAAAAGAAAATGAGCGTTCTCAGACTTATAGGTTTCGAGCAATTGCGATGGCAACTTCTGTCTGTCATTATCTTGATGTGTGGTCGGCAGCTCTCTGGCATTTATGCA GCATACTATTATGCAGAGAAAATCTTTGCAAATATGACAGGAGTAACGGGACAGAGTGCTCGGTTTGTCAGTGTGGGGTCAACCATTACTGCCATCGTCATGCTCCTG CACATGGCCCCATGGATGTCTTACATCAGCGCAGCTTTGGTCTTCATATTCCTTGTTGGACAAGCCATGGGGCCAA GTCCACTTCCCGACATGATTATACTGGAAATGTTCCTCCAGTCATCGCGGTCCTCTGCCTTTGTGGTTGGGGGAATTGTGCATTGGCTCTGCAGTTTTATTACAGGGTTCGCATTTGTTTATATACAG GATCGTATTGGACCTTATTCCTTCCTAGTGTACTGGCCCACATGCATAGTCAACTTTATTTATATCTTCAAGATTGTCCCAGAAACCAAGAACAAGACCTTTCTAGAAATCAGGAGGATCATGGCAAATCATGTGGCCAAGATTATCCTCCGCAAGAAGAAGTCAGGAACAAGGAAATTGAGTAGACGTTCTACACAGTTCGCTGTAAAAACCAATAAGGAAAGATTCTTCATGCATCGCTAA
- the LOC128338660 gene encoding solute carrier family 2, facilitated glucose transporter member 5-like isoform X1 — protein MAEGVAENMEMTEQVAKAKPKKKKLPVVLVFLVLISAFGSSFQYGYNLWEVNHPSADLWNISAVSRQAKTSRSKGFIKFLDALQYSFFSFGGLVGSLFAGPLMDKCGRKGSLVSNSLFSLIAAALMGWSKVRRAYEFTILARFVTGICAGIFASVVPIYLGEIAPQNMRGVIIMVAQLFVAVGVVMAQLFGHPTILGNYRDWTMYMSIIGTSALFQLFLLPSFPESPRYLLIQKRNEKKAREALKVLRGRDDVEDELEELREEDLAEGAEKKMSVLRLIGFEQLRWQLLSVIILMCGRQLSGIYAAYYYAEKIFANMTGVTGQSARFVSVGSTITAIVMLLVIMSVVDTVGRRVLLLTGYGICSISCILLTMSLELLHMAPWMSYISAALVFIFLVGQAMGPSPLPDMIILEMFLQSSRSSAFVVGGIVHWLCSFITGFAFVYIQDRIGPYSFLVYWPTCIVNFIYIFKIVPETKNKTFLEIRRIMANHVAKIILRKKKSGTRKLSRRSTQFAVKTNKERFFMHR, from the exons ATGGCAGAAGGGGTAGCAGAAAACATGGAAATGACAGAACAGGTAGCCAAAGCAAAGCCCAAGAAAAAG AAGCTGCCAGTCGTCCTTGTTTTTCTGGTGCTGATTTCTGCCTTTGGATCATCCTTCCAATATGGTTATAACCTCTGGGAGGTCAATCACCCATCTGCG GACTTGTGGAACATTTCGGCAGTCAGCCGTCAAGCGAAGACAAGCAGATCCAAAGGATTTATCAAGTTCCTAGATGCTCTCCAATATTCATTCTTCTCTTTCGGAGGCCTGGTTGGGTCTCTTTTTGCTGGCCCCCTGATGGATAAATGTGGCAG GAAAGGTTCCTTGGTGTCTAATAGCCTTTTCTCCCTCATCGCTGCTGCACTCATGGGTTGGTCCAAAGTGCGACGGGCCTATGAATTCACCATCCTTGCACGCTTCGTCACTGGAATATGTGCAG GCATATTCGCCAGTGTTGTCCCTATCTATCTTGGAGAGATAGCCCCCCAAAACATGAGGGGAGTCATCATCATGGTGGCTCAGCTCTTTGTCGCCGTGGGTGTCGTGATGGCTCAGCTCTTTGGGCATCCCACGATCCTGGGGAACTACAGAG ATTGGACAATGTACATGAGCATCATTGGAACTTCGGCATTATTTCAGCTCTTCCTGctgccctccttccctgaaagtcCTAGGTATCTATTGATTCAGAAGAGGAATGAAAAGAAAGCAAGGGAAG CTTTGAAGGTGCTGAGAGGCCGAGATGATGTGGAAGATGAGCTTGAAGAGCTCCGGGAAGAGGACCTGGCTGAAGGTGCAGAAAAGAAAATGAGCGTTCTCAGACTTATAGGTTTCGAGCAATTGCGATGGCAACTTCTGTCTGTCATTATCTTGATGTGTGGTCGGCAGCTCTCTGGCATTTATGCA GCATACTATTATGCAGAGAAAATCTTTGCAAATATGACAGGAGTAACGGGACAGAGTGCTCGGTTTGTCAGTGTGGGGTCAACCATTACTGCCATCGTCATGCTCCTGGTAATT ATGTCTGTTGTTGACACTGTCGGGCGGAGGGTTCTGCTTCTCACTGGCTATGGCATCTGCAGCATCTCCTGCATTCTGTTAACCATGTCCCTCGAACTTCTG CACATGGCCCCATGGATGTCTTACATCAGCGCAGCTTTGGTCTTCATATTCCTTGTTGGACAAGCCATGGGGCCAA GTCCACTTCCCGACATGATTATACTGGAAATGTTCCTCCAGTCATCGCGGTCCTCTGCCTTTGTGGTTGGGGGAATTGTGCATTGGCTCTGCAGTTTTATTACAGGGTTCGCATTTGTTTATATACAG GATCGTATTGGACCTTATTCCTTCCTAGTGTACTGGCCCACATGCATAGTCAACTTTATTTATATCTTCAAGATTGTCCCAGAAACCAAGAACAAGACCTTTCTAGAAATCAGGAGGATCATGGCAAATCATGTGGCCAAGATTATCCTCCGCAAGAAGAAGTCAGGAACAAGGAAATTGAGTAGACGTTCTACACAGTTCGCTGTAAAAACCAATAAGGAAAGATTCTTCATGCATCGCTAA
- the LOC128338660 gene encoding solute carrier family 2, facilitated glucose transporter member 5-like isoform X4, with protein sequence MAEGVAENMEMTEQVAKAKPKKKKLPVVLVFLVLISAFGSSFQYGYNLWEVNHPSADLWNISAVSRQAKTSRSKGFIKFLDALQYSFFSFGGLVGSLFAGPLMDKCGRKGSLVSNSLFSLIAAALMGWSKVRRAYEFTILARFVTGICAGIFASVVPIYLGEIAPQNMRGVIIMVAQLFVAVGVVMAQLFGHPTILGNYRDWTMYMSIIGTSALFQLFLLPSFPESPRYLLIQKRNEKKAREALKVLRGRDDVEDELEELREEDLAEGILLCRENLCKYDRSNGTECSVCQCGVNHYCHRHAPAHGPMDVLHQRSFGLHIPCWTSHGAKSTSRHDYTGNVPPVIAVLCLCGWGNCALALQFYYRVRICLYTGSYWTLFLPSVLAHMHSQLYLYLQDCPRNQEQDLSRNQEDHGKSCGQDYPPQEEVRNKEIE encoded by the exons ATGGCAGAAGGGGTAGCAGAAAACATGGAAATGACAGAACAGGTAGCCAAAGCAAAGCCCAAGAAAAAG AAGCTGCCAGTCGTCCTTGTTTTTCTGGTGCTGATTTCTGCCTTTGGATCATCCTTCCAATATGGTTATAACCTCTGGGAGGTCAATCACCCATCTGCG GACTTGTGGAACATTTCGGCAGTCAGCCGTCAAGCGAAGACAAGCAGATCCAAAGGATTTATCAAGTTCCTAGATGCTCTCCAATATTCATTCTTCTCTTTCGGAGGCCTGGTTGGGTCTCTTTTTGCTGGCCCCCTGATGGATAAATGTGGCAG GAAAGGTTCCTTGGTGTCTAATAGCCTTTTCTCCCTCATCGCTGCTGCACTCATGGGTTGGTCCAAAGTGCGACGGGCCTATGAATTCACCATCCTTGCACGCTTCGTCACTGGAATATGTGCAG GCATATTCGCCAGTGTTGTCCCTATCTATCTTGGAGAGATAGCCCCCCAAAACATGAGGGGAGTCATCATCATGGTGGCTCAGCTCTTTGTCGCCGTGGGTGTCGTGATGGCTCAGCTCTTTGGGCATCCCACGATCCTGGGGAACTACAGAG ATTGGACAATGTACATGAGCATCATTGGAACTTCGGCATTATTTCAGCTCTTCCTGctgccctccttccctgaaagtcCTAGGTATCTATTGATTCAGAAGAGGAATGAAAAGAAAGCAAGGGAAG CTTTGAAGGTGCTGAGAGGCCGAGATGATGTGGAAGATGAGCTTGAAGAGCTCCGGGAAGAGGACCTGGCTGAAG GCATACTATTATGCAGAGAAAATCTTTGCAAATATGACAGGAGTAACGGGACAGAGTGCTCGGTTTGTCAGTGTGGGGTCAACCATTACTGCCATCGTCATGCTCCTG CACATGGCCCCATGGATGTCTTACATCAGCGCAGCTTTGGTCTTCATATTCCTTGTTGGACAAGCCATGGGGCCAA GTCCACTTCCCGACATGATTATACTGGAAATGTTCCTCCAGTCATCGCGGTCCTCTGCCTTTGTGGTTGGGGGAATTGTGCATTGGCTCTGCAGTTTTATTACAGGGTTCGCATTTGTTTATATACAG GATCGTATTGGACCTTATTCCTTCCTAGTGTACTGGCCCACATGCATAGTCAACTTTATTTATATCTTCAAGATTGTCCCAGAAACCAAGAACAAGACCTTTCTAGAAATCAGGAGGATCATGGCAAATCATGTGGCCAAGATTATCCTCCGCAAGAAGAAGTCAGGAACAAGGAAATTGAGTAG
- the LOC128338660 gene encoding solute carrier family 2, facilitated glucose transporter member 5-like isoform X3, with product MAEGVAENMEMTEQVAKAKPKKKKLPVVLVFLVLISAFGSSFQYGYNLWEVNHPSADLWNISAVSRQAKTSRSKGFIKFLDALQYSFFSFGGLVGSLFAGPLMDKCGRKGSLVSNSLFSLIAAALMGWSKVRRAYEFTILARFVTGICAGIFASVVPIYLGEIAPQNMRGVIIMVAQLFVAVGVVMAQLFGHPTILGNYRDWTMYMSIIGTSALFQLFLLPSFPESPRYLLIQKRNEKKAREALKVLRGRDDVEDELEELREEDLAEGAEKKMSVLRLIGFEQLRWQLLSVIILMCGRQLSGIYAAYYYAEKIFANMTGVTGQSARFVSVGSTITAIVMLLVIMSVVDTVGRRVLLLTGYGICSISCILLTMSLELLGDLLIGSSAAEHMEEKLLWDLKLSCILHGRFKWRAWAVTEIPICKIFPAKFTYIFHSDTSKQSTQLSLE from the exons ATGGCAGAAGGGGTAGCAGAAAACATGGAAATGACAGAACAGGTAGCCAAAGCAAAGCCCAAGAAAAAG AAGCTGCCAGTCGTCCTTGTTTTTCTGGTGCTGATTTCTGCCTTTGGATCATCCTTCCAATATGGTTATAACCTCTGGGAGGTCAATCACCCATCTGCG GACTTGTGGAACATTTCGGCAGTCAGCCGTCAAGCGAAGACAAGCAGATCCAAAGGATTTATCAAGTTCCTAGATGCTCTCCAATATTCATTCTTCTCTTTCGGAGGCCTGGTTGGGTCTCTTTTTGCTGGCCCCCTGATGGATAAATGTGGCAG GAAAGGTTCCTTGGTGTCTAATAGCCTTTTCTCCCTCATCGCTGCTGCACTCATGGGTTGGTCCAAAGTGCGACGGGCCTATGAATTCACCATCCTTGCACGCTTCGTCACTGGAATATGTGCAG GCATATTCGCCAGTGTTGTCCCTATCTATCTTGGAGAGATAGCCCCCCAAAACATGAGGGGAGTCATCATCATGGTGGCTCAGCTCTTTGTCGCCGTGGGTGTCGTGATGGCTCAGCTCTTTGGGCATCCCACGATCCTGGGGAACTACAGAG ATTGGACAATGTACATGAGCATCATTGGAACTTCGGCATTATTTCAGCTCTTCCTGctgccctccttccctgaaagtcCTAGGTATCTATTGATTCAGAAGAGGAATGAAAAGAAAGCAAGGGAAG CTTTGAAGGTGCTGAGAGGCCGAGATGATGTGGAAGATGAGCTTGAAGAGCTCCGGGAAGAGGACCTGGCTGAAGGTGCAGAAAAGAAAATGAGCGTTCTCAGACTTATAGGTTTCGAGCAATTGCGATGGCAACTTCTGTCTGTCATTATCTTGATGTGTGGTCGGCAGCTCTCTGGCATTTATGCA GCATACTATTATGCAGAGAAAATCTTTGCAAATATGACAGGAGTAACGGGACAGAGTGCTCGGTTTGTCAGTGTGGGGTCAACCATTACTGCCATCGTCATGCTCCTGGTAATT ATGTCTGTTGTTGACACTGTCGGGCGGAGGGTTCTGCTTCTCACTGGCTATGGCATCTGCAGCATCTCCTGCATTCTGTTAACCATGTCCCTCGAACTTCTG GGTGATCTTCTCATTGGTTCGTCAGCAGCAGAACACATGGAAGAAAAGTTGCTTTGGGATTTAAAATTATCCTGCATTTTGCATGGAAGATTCAAGTGGAGGGCATGGGCAGTGACAGAGATTCCCATTTGCAAAATCTTTCCTGCAAAATTTACTTACATATTCCATTCTGACACCTCAAAGCAGTCCACACAATTGTCATTAGAGTAG